A window of Pantoea agglomerans contains these coding sequences:
- a CDS encoding sugar kinase gives MTHKKIAVIGECMIELSEKGESIKRGFGGDTLNTAVYLARQVDKAQLSVDYVTALGIDSFSDQMIAAWQQEKVDTRLIQRLENKMPGLYVIETDDKGERTFWYWRSDAAARYWLDGPQSAAIVDELAHYDYLYLSGISLAILPASSREKLMALLDRCRANGGQVIFDNNYRPRLWADQASAQQAYSAMLQRTDIAFLTLDDEQLLWGEHPLSAVIERTRAAGASEIVIKRGADACLIAIGDDALIEVPAVRLDAARIIDTTAAGDSFSAGYLSQRLTGGSPQAAAARGHLTASTVIQHRGAIIPLSAMPA, from the coding sequence ATGACGCATAAAAAAATAGCCGTTATCGGCGAGTGCATGATTGAGCTGTCCGAGAAGGGTGAGAGCATTAAACGCGGCTTTGGCGGAGATACGCTGAATACGGCGGTCTATCTGGCGCGCCAGGTCGATAAGGCGCAGCTCAGCGTCGATTATGTGACGGCGCTGGGCATCGACTCTTTTAGCGATCAGATGATCGCCGCCTGGCAGCAGGAGAAGGTCGACACCCGCCTGATCCAGCGGCTGGAAAACAAAATGCCCGGCCTGTATGTCATTGAAACCGACGATAAGGGCGAGCGCACCTTCTGGTACTGGCGCAGCGACGCCGCCGCGCGCTACTGGCTCGACGGCCCGCAATCTGCCGCTATCGTCGACGAGCTGGCGCACTACGACTATCTCTACCTGAGCGGCATTTCGCTGGCGATTCTGCCTGCCAGCAGCCGCGAGAAGCTAATGGCGCTGCTCGACCGCTGCCGCGCTAACGGCGGCCAGGTTATTTTCGACAACAACTACCGCCCGCGCCTGTGGGCCGACCAGGCAAGCGCGCAGCAGGCCTACAGCGCCATGCTGCAGCGCACCGATATCGCCTTTCTGACGCTGGATGACGAACAGCTGCTGTGGGGCGAGCATCCGCTGAGCGCGGTGATTGAGCGCACGCGCGCCGCAGGCGCCAGCGAGATTGTGATTAAGCGCGGCGCGGACGCCTGTCTGATCGCCATCGGCGACGATGCGCTGATTGAGGTGCCTGCCGTGCGCCTTGATGCGGCCCGCATCATCGACACCACCGCGGCGGGCGACTCTTTCAGCGCCGGCTACCTGTCGCAGCGCCTGACGGGCGGTTCGCCCCAGGCGGCGGCCGCGCGCGGGCACCTGACGGCCAGCACGGTGATCCAGCATCGCGGGGCGATCATTCCGCTGTCGGCGATGCCGGCATAG
- the wecA gene encoding UDP-N-acetylglucosamine--undecaprenyl-phosphate N-acetylglucosaminephosphotransferase, whose product MSTELGLTFLFSLVFIFFARKAAKKIGLVDTPNSRKRHHGAIPLVGGISVYAGICFMFLITRFYLPHATLYLICAGLLVLVGALDDRFDISVKIRAVVQAAVAVAMMVGAKLYLLSLGFIIGPVELVVGPFGYVLTLFAVWAAINAFNMVDGIDGLLGGLSSVTFAAMGIILCFDGQYSLAVWCFAMIAATLPYILLNLGFLGRRYKVFMGDAGSTMIGFTIIWILLETTQGLSHPITPVTALWLIAIPLMDMVAIMYRRLRKGMSPFSADRQHIHHLIMRAGFTSRQAFVLITVAAAILAGIGVLGEYLAFIPEWVMLVLFMVAFMFYGYCLKHAWRVARLIRRIKRRLNAHRDAKKKLP is encoded by the coding sequence ATGAGTACTGAGCTGGGCCTTACTTTTCTATTTTCTTTAGTCTTTATCTTTTTTGCGCGTAAAGCAGCTAAAAAAATAGGTCTGGTTGATACGCCCAACTCCCGTAAACGTCATCACGGCGCCATCCCCCTGGTCGGCGGCATTTCCGTTTATGCCGGCATCTGCTTTATGTTTCTTATCACTCGCTTCTACCTGCCGCACGCCACGCTCTATCTTATCTGCGCCGGTCTGCTGGTGCTGGTTGGCGCGCTCGACGACCGTTTCGATATCAGCGTAAAAATCCGCGCCGTGGTGCAGGCCGCCGTGGCGGTGGCGATGATGGTGGGCGCCAAACTCTATCTGCTCAGCCTCGGCTTTATTATCGGCCCGGTAGAGCTGGTGGTCGGGCCGTTCGGCTACGTGCTGACGCTGTTCGCCGTCTGGGCGGCGATTAACGCCTTTAATATGGTGGACGGCATCGACGGCCTGCTGGGCGGGCTCTCCTCGGTCACCTTTGCGGCGATGGGCATTATTCTCTGCTTCGACGGTCAGTACAGCCTCGCCGTATGGTGCTTTGCGATGATTGCCGCCACGCTGCCCTATATTCTGCTTAACCTCGGTTTTCTCGGCCGCCGCTACAAAGTCTTTATGGGCGATGCCGGCAGCACCATGATCGGCTTCACGATTATCTGGATCCTGCTGGAAACCACCCAGGGATTAAGCCATCCGATTACGCCCGTGACCGCGCTCTGGCTGATCGCCATTCCGCTGATGGACATGGTCGCGATTATGTATCGCCGCCTGCGTAAAGGCATGAGCCCCTTTTCCGCTGACCGACAGCATATTCACCACTTGATCATGCGCGCCGGCTTTACCTCGCGTCAGGCGTTTGTCTTGATCACCGTGGCGGCCGCTATTCTCGCCGGCATTGGGGTGCTCGGCGAATATCTCGCCTTTATCCCCGAATGGGTGATGCTGGTGCTGTTTATGGTGGCCTTTATGTTTTACGGCTACTGCCTGAAACACGCCTGGCGCGTGGCGCGCCTCATCCGTCGTATAAAGCGTCGCCTGAACGCTCACCGCGACGCCAAGAAAAAATTACCCTGA
- the pdeH gene encoding cyclic-guanylate-specific phosphodiesterase gives MVMKNISHRLPSSTDINPQQEARLFWQQCQRFYTFQPIYQVSGRLLAIEILTAVTHPAAPEKRLSPEAYFEALAINQRLHVVHEQLALLKAWRPFFCDNQVVASVNIDGPTLMAIQQHPPIRRLIAELPWVRFELTEHHALPQEEMIAQMPELGPLWLDDFGSGMANFSALTELKYDYIKLSRELFILLRRTEEGKALFSMLLALINRYCNGVIVEGVETEEEWRQVCSSPAMAAQGYFFSRPVPFSQLNHLPLQLV, from the coding sequence ATGGTGATGAAGAATATTAGTCATCGGCTACCTTCTTCAACTGACATCAACCCACAGCAGGAAGCGCGTCTCTTCTGGCAGCAATGCCAACGATTCTACACTTTCCAGCCGATATACCAGGTATCGGGCCGGTTGCTGGCAATTGAAATCCTGACCGCGGTCACGCATCCAGCCGCGCCGGAAAAGAGACTCTCGCCAGAAGCCTATTTTGAGGCGCTGGCGATTAACCAGCGTTTGCATGTCGTCCATGAGCAGCTGGCGCTGCTGAAAGCGTGGCGGCCCTTTTTTTGCGACAACCAGGTTGTGGCGTCGGTGAATATCGACGGTCCCACGCTGATGGCGATTCAGCAGCATCCGCCGATTCGGCGCCTGATCGCCGAGCTGCCGTGGGTGCGCTTCGAACTCACCGAACACCACGCGCTGCCGCAGGAAGAGATGATCGCGCAGATGCCGGAGCTGGGGCCGCTGTGGCTGGACGATTTCGGTTCCGGCATGGCCAACTTTTCCGCGCTGACGGAGCTGAAGTATGACTACATCAAGCTGTCGCGCGAGCTGTTTATCCTGCTGCGTCGAACCGAAGAGGGCAAAGCGCTCTTTTCGATGCTACTGGCGTTGATTAACCGCTACTGTAACGGCGTTATCGTCGAAGGCGTCGAGACCGAAGAGGAGTGGCGGCAGGTGTGCAGCTCGCCCGCAATGGCGGCGCAGGGCTACTTTTTTTCAAGGCCGGTCCCTTTTTCGCAACTTAACCATCTGCCGCTTCAGCTTGTCTGA
- the rep gene encoding DNA helicase Rep, whose translation MRLNPSQQRAVEFVTGPCLVLAGAGSGKTRVITNKIAHLIRECGYQARHIAAVTFTNKASREMKERVAQTLGKKEARGLMISTFHTLGLEIIKREYAALGMKSNFSLFDDTDQLALLKDLTQPWLEEDKTLLQQLISTISNWKNDLVDPPRAAALARSERDNIFAHCYSLYDQHLKSCNVLDFDDLILLPTLLLQRNQEVRERWQQRIRYLLVDEYQDTNTSQYELVKLLVGARARFTVVGDDDQSIYSWRGARPQNLVLLKEDFPALEVIKLEQNYRSSQRILKAANILIANNPHVFEKRLFSELGLGSELKVLTANHEDHEAERVTGELIAHHFINKTQYKDYAILYRGNHQSRVFEKMLMQNRIPYRISGGTSFFSRPEIKDLLAYLRVLTNPDDDSAFLRIVNTPRREIGPATLQKLGEWANLRNKSLFNASFDVGLGQTLSGRGLEHLQRFTHWLQEIVQMTEREPVNAVRDLIRGIDYESWLFETSGSPKAAEMRMKNVNTLFQWMTEMLEGSDIDEPMTLTQVVTRFTLRDMMERGESDEELDQVQLMTLHASKGLEFPYVFLVGMEEGLLPHQSSIDENNIEEERRLAYVGITRAQKELTFTLCRERRQYGELVRPEPSRFLLELPQDDVVWETERKVVSAEERMKTGQTRVAGLRAMLEKAKKG comes from the coding sequence ATGCGTTTAAACCCCAGCCAACAACGCGCCGTCGAGTTTGTTACCGGCCCCTGTCTGGTGCTGGCGGGAGCGGGATCGGGCAAAACCCGCGTCATCACCAATAAGATTGCCCATCTGATCCGCGAGTGCGGCTATCAGGCGCGTCATATCGCGGCGGTTACTTTTACCAATAAAGCCTCGCGCGAGATGAAAGAGCGCGTCGCCCAGACGCTGGGAAAAAAAGAGGCGCGCGGCCTGATGATCTCTACCTTCCATACGCTGGGACTGGAGATTATCAAGCGCGAATACGCCGCGCTGGGCATGAAGTCCAATTTCTCGCTGTTTGACGATACCGACCAGCTGGCGCTGCTGAAGGATTTGACGCAGCCCTGGCTGGAAGAGGACAAGACGCTGCTGCAGCAGCTGATTTCCACTATCTCCAACTGGAAGAACGACCTGGTCGATCCGCCGCGCGCCGCCGCGCTGGCGCGCAGCGAGCGCGACAATATCTTCGCCCACTGCTACAGCCTCTACGATCAGCATCTGAAATCGTGCAACGTGCTCGACTTCGACGATTTAATCCTGCTGCCGACGCTGCTGCTGCAGCGCAACCAGGAGGTGCGCGAACGCTGGCAGCAGCGCATTCGCTATCTGCTGGTGGATGAGTATCAGGATACCAACACCAGCCAGTACGAGCTGGTGAAGCTGCTGGTAGGCGCACGGGCGCGCTTTACCGTGGTTGGCGACGATGACCAGTCGATCTACTCGTGGCGCGGCGCGCGGCCGCAGAACCTGGTGCTGCTGAAAGAGGATTTCCCGGCGCTGGAAGTGATCAAGCTGGAGCAGAACTACCGTTCGTCGCAGCGCATCCTGAAAGCGGCGAATATCCTGATCGCCAATAACCCGCACGTGTTCGAAAAGCGGCTTTTCTCCGAGCTTGGCCTCGGCAGCGAACTGAAAGTGCTGACCGCGAACCATGAAGATCACGAGGCGGAGCGCGTGACGGGCGAGCTGATCGCGCACCACTTTATCAATAAAACGCAGTATAAAGATTACGCGATCCTCTATCGCGGCAACCATCAGTCGCGCGTCTTTGAAAAGATGCTGATGCAGAACCGCATTCCCTATCGCATCTCCGGCGGCACCTCCTTTTTCTCGCGGCCGGAGATCAAGGATCTGCTCGCCTATCTGCGCGTGCTCACCAATCCAGACGACGACAGCGCGTTTCTGCGCATCGTTAACACGCCGCGCCGCGAGATTGGCCCGGCGACGCTGCAAAAGCTGGGCGAGTGGGCGAACCTGCGCAATAAAAGCCTGTTTAATGCCAGCTTCGACGTTGGCCTGGGGCAGACGTTAAGCGGACGCGGGCTGGAACATCTGCAGCGCTTTACCCACTGGCTGCAGGAGATTGTGCAGATGACCGAGCGCGAGCCGGTCAATGCGGTGCGCGATCTGATCCGCGGCATCGACTACGAAAGCTGGCTGTTTGAAACCTCGGGCAGTCCAAAAGCGGCCGAGATGCGGATGAAGAACGTCAATACGCTATTTCAGTGGATGACGGAGATGCTGGAAGGCAGCGATATCGATGAGCCGATGACGCTGACGCAGGTGGTGACGCGCTTTACGCTGCGCGACATGATGGAGCGCGGCGAGAGCGACGAAGAGCTCGATCAGGTACAGCTGATGACGCTGCACGCCTCGAAAGGGCTGGAGTTCCCCTACGTCTTTCTGGTCGGTATGGAAGAAGGGCTGCTGCCGCATCAGAGCAGCATCGATGAGAACAACATCGAAGAGGAGCGCCGCCTGGCCTACGTCGGCATCACTCGCGCGCAAAAAGAGCTGACCTTTACGCTCTGCCGCGAGCGCCGCCAGTATGGCGAGCTGGTGCGCCCGGAGCCGAGCCGCTTTTTGCTGGAGCTGCCGCAGGATGATGTCGTCTGGGAAACCGAACGCAAGGTTGTCAGCGCCGAAGAGCGGATGAAAACCGGGCAAACGCGGGTTGCCGGGCTGCGGGCGATGCTGGAGAAGGCGAAAAAGGGCTAA
- the rhlB gene encoding ATP-dependent RNA helicase RhlB, whose product MSKTHLTEQKFSDFALHPLVVEALDKKGFHNCTPIQALALPFTLSGRDVAGQAQTGTGKTMAFLTSTFHHLLTHPAQEGRQINQPRALIMAPTRELAVQIHADAEPLAQATGLKLGLAYGGDGYDKQLKVLADGVDILVGTTGRLIDYAKQNHINLGAIQVLVLDEADRMFDLGFIKDIRWLFRRMPPATQRLSMLFSATLSWRVRELAFEHMNNAEYVEVEPEQKTGHRIKEELFYPSNEEKMRLLQTLLEEEWPDRAIVFANTKHRCEDIWGHLAADGHRVGLLTGDVPQKKRLRILDDFTKGDVDILVATDVAARGLHIPAVTHVFNYDLPDDREDYVHRIGRTGRAGASGHSISLACEEYALNLPAIEEYIGHSIPVSKYNSDALMDNLPPPKRLARARTGNGPRRGGNNANRRGAPRNNNRKRSG is encoded by the coding sequence ATGAGCAAAACACACTTAACAGAACAGAAGTTTTCCGACTTCGCCCTGCACCCTCTGGTCGTGGAAGCCCTTGATAAAAAAGGCTTTCATAACTGTACGCCTATTCAGGCGTTAGCTCTGCCCTTTACGCTCTCAGGGCGTGATGTTGCAGGCCAGGCGCAAACCGGTACCGGCAAAACGATGGCGTTTTTAACGTCAACGTTTCATCATCTTCTCACTCACCCTGCCCAGGAAGGCCGTCAGATCAACCAGCCACGCGCGTTGATCATGGCGCCGACGCGCGAACTGGCGGTGCAGATCCATGCCGACGCCGAACCGCTGGCGCAGGCCACCGGTCTGAAGCTGGGCCTGGCTTACGGCGGCGACGGTTACGACAAGCAGCTGAAAGTGCTGGCCGACGGCGTCGACATCCTGGTTGGCACCACCGGTCGTTTAATCGATTACGCGAAACAGAACCACATTAACCTCGGCGCGATCCAGGTGCTGGTGCTGGACGAAGCCGACCGCATGTTCGATCTCGGCTTTATTAAAGATATTCGCTGGCTATTCCGCCGCATGCCGCCTGCAACGCAGCGTCTGAGCATGCTCTTCTCCGCCACGCTCTCCTGGCGCGTGCGCGAACTGGCGTTCGAACATATGAACAACGCCGAGTACGTTGAGGTAGAGCCAGAGCAGAAAACGGGTCACCGTATTAAAGAAGAGCTTTTCTACCCGTCAAACGAAGAAAAAATGCGCCTGCTGCAGACGCTGCTGGAAGAAGAGTGGCCGGATCGCGCTATCGTCTTCGCCAACACCAAGCATCGCTGCGAAGATATCTGGGGCCATCTGGCGGCGGACGGCCATCGCGTCGGCCTGCTGACCGGCGACGTGCCGCAGAAGAAGCGCCTGCGCATTCTGGACGACTTCACCAAAGGGGATGTCGATATCCTGGTGGCGACCGACGTTGCGGCGCGCGGCCTGCATATCCCTGCGGTCACGCACGTCTTTAACTACGACCTGCCTGACGATCGCGAAGATTACGTTCACCGTATCGGCCGTACCGGCCGCGCTGGCGCCAGCGGACACTCGATCAGCCTGGCCTGTGAAGAGTACGCCCTGAACCTGCCGGCGATTGAAGAGTATATTGGCCACAGCATTCCGGTGAGCAAGTACAACAGCGACGCGCTGATGGATAACCTGCCCCCACCGAAGCGTCTGGCTCGCGCCCGCACCGGCAACGGTCCGCGCCGCGGCGGCAACAACGCGAATCGTCGTGGAGCGCCGCGTAACAACAACCGTAAACGTTCAGGTTAA
- the trxA gene encoding thioredoxin TrxA has translation MSSDKIVHLTDDSFDADVLKAEGVTLVDFWAEWCGPCKMIAPILDEVAEEYDGKLTIAKLNIDDNPGTAPKYGIRGIPTLLLFKNGEVAATKVGALSKSQLKEFLNANLA, from the coding sequence ATGAGCAGCGATAAAATCGTTCACCTCACCGATGACAGTTTCGATGCAGACGTTCTGAAAGCAGAAGGTGTCACACTGGTAGATTTCTGGGCTGAATGGTGTGGTCCTTGCAAAATGATCGCCCCGATTCTCGATGAAGTTGCCGAAGAGTACGACGGTAAGCTCACTATCGCCAAGCTGAACATTGACGATAACCCGGGCACCGCGCCGAAGTACGGCATCCGCGGCATCCCGACGCTGCTGCTGTTCAAAAACGGTGAAGTCGCCGCGACTAAAGTCGGCGCGCTGTCTAAAAGCCAGCTGAAAGAGTTCCTGAACGCCAACCTGGCGTAA
- the rho gene encoding transcription termination factor Rho, which translates to MNLTELKNTPVSELITLGENMGLENLARMRKQDIIFAILKQHAKSGEDIFGDGVLEILQDGFGFLRSADSSYLAGPDDIYVSPSQIRRFNLRTGDTISGKIRPPKEGERYFALLKVNEVNYDKPENARNKILFENLTPLHANSRLRMERGNGSTEDLTARVLDLASPIGRGQRGLIVAPPKAGKTMLLQNIAQSIAYNHPDCVLMVLLIDERPEEVTEMQRLVKGEVIASTFDEPASRHVQVAEMVIEKAKRLVEHKKDVIILLDSITRLARAYNTVVPASGKVLTGGVDANALHRPKRFFGAARNVEEGGSLTIIATALVDTGSKMDEVIYEEFKGTGNMELHLARKIAEKRVFPAIDYNRSGTRKEELLTSQEELQKMWILRKIIHPMGEIDAMEFLINKLAMTKTNDEFFDMMKRS; encoded by the coding sequence ATGAATCTTACCGAATTAAAGAATACGCCGGTTTCTGAGCTGATAACCCTCGGCGAAAATATGGGGCTGGAAAACCTGGCGCGCATGCGCAAACAGGATATTATTTTCGCCATCCTCAAACAGCACGCGAAAAGCGGCGAAGACATCTTCGGTGATGGTGTGCTGGAGATATTGCAGGACGGATTTGGTTTCCTCCGCTCCGCAGACAGCTCTTACCTCGCCGGTCCCGACGACATCTACGTTTCTCCCAGCCAAATTCGCCGTTTTAACCTTCGCACTGGTGACACCATCTCCGGCAAAATTCGTCCGCCGAAAGAGGGCGAGCGTTACTTTGCGCTGCTGAAGGTTAACGAGGTTAACTACGATAAGCCTGAAAACGCACGTAATAAGATTCTGTTTGAAAACCTGACGCCGCTGCACGCCAATAGCCGTCTGCGCATGGAGCGCGGCAATGGTTCGACGGAAGACCTTACCGCACGCGTGCTGGATCTGGCTTCGCCGATCGGCCGCGGCCAGCGTGGTCTGATTGTTGCACCGCCGAAAGCGGGTAAAACCATGCTGCTGCAGAATATCGCGCAGAGCATCGCCTATAACCATCCAGACTGCGTGCTGATGGTGCTGCTGATTGACGAGCGTCCGGAAGAAGTTACCGAGATGCAGCGTCTGGTCAAAGGTGAAGTCATCGCCTCTACCTTCGACGAACCGGCATCACGCCATGTTCAGGTTGCCGAAATGGTAATCGAGAAGGCGAAGCGTCTGGTTGAACACAAGAAAGACGTTATCATCCTGCTCGACTCCATCACCCGCCTGGCGCGCGCCTACAACACCGTGGTGCCGGCATCAGGTAAAGTCCTGACCGGTGGTGTTGACGCCAACGCCCTGCATCGTCCGAAGCGCTTCTTCGGCGCCGCGCGTAACGTGGAAGAGGGCGGCAGCCTGACCATTATCGCAACCGCGCTGGTTGATACCGGTTCGAAGATGGACGAAGTGATTTACGAAGAGTTTAAAGGCACCGGTAACATGGAGCTGCATCTCGCGCGTAAAATCGCTGAAAAACGCGTCTTCCCGGCCATTGACTACAACCGTTCCGGTACGCGTAAAGAAGAGCTGCTTACTTCCCAGGAAGAGCTGCAGAAGATGTGGATCCTGCGCAAAATCATTCACCCAATGGGCGAAATCGACGCGATGGAGTTCCTCATCAACAAACTGGCGATGACCAAAACCAACGACGAATTCTTCGACATGATGAAGCGCTCGTAA
- a CDS encoding alpha/beta hydrolase codes for MHTEIINIWPNGDAPGASDSRAQPQIVDLAKEYEPYDRAATGVRCPEIAIWHPEESNGITLLVAPGGGYQRVLIDREGSALSTFFTAMGYTLAVMTYRLPYDGHHEGADAPLADAQRAVRVLRERAQRGLNGKYIVITGFSAGGHVAASLGTRFAEKIYPVQDAADSLSPRPDAMVLVYPVISMRDGVTHESSRTRLLGAWPDAKTIEAYSLETRVHAQTPPTLLIHAADDETVSVNNSMAFFSALREHKVPAELHFYQKGGHGFGIRGVADLPLASWPMLVTEWLRAKT; via the coding sequence ATGCACACAGAAATTATCAATATCTGGCCAAATGGCGACGCGCCAGGCGCCAGCGATTCGCGCGCGCAGCCGCAGATCGTCGATCTGGCAAAAGAGTATGAGCCTTACGATCGCGCGGCGACCGGCGTGCGCTGCCCGGAGATCGCCATCTGGCATCCCGAAGAGTCCAATGGCATCACCCTGCTGGTGGCGCCGGGCGGCGGCTATCAGCGCGTGCTGATCGACCGCGAAGGCAGCGCGCTGTCGACCTTTTTTACCGCGATGGGCTACACCCTGGCGGTGATGACCTATCGGCTGCCCTACGACGGCCATCACGAAGGCGCAGACGCGCCGCTGGCTGATGCACAGCGCGCGGTGCGCGTGCTGCGCGAGCGCGCCCAGCGCGGCCTGAACGGGAAATATATCGTGATAACGGGCTTCTCGGCCGGCGGCCACGTCGCCGCCAGTCTGGGCACGCGCTTCGCCGAAAAAATCTATCCGGTGCAGGACGCCGCGGACAGCCTCTCGCCGCGTCCCGACGCGATGGTGCTGGTCTACCCGGTGATCAGCATGCGCGACGGCGTGACCCATGAGAGTTCGCGCACGCGGCTGCTCGGCGCCTGGCCCGATGCGAAAACCATCGAAGCCTATTCGCTGGAGACGCGGGTACACGCGCAGACGCCGCCGACGCTGCTGATCCACGCGGCGGATGATGAAACGGTCTCGGTGAACAACAGCATGGCGTTTTTCAGCGCGCTGCGCGAACACAAGGTGCCCGCAGAGCTGCACTTTTACCAGAAAGGCGGCCACGGATTCGGCATCCGTGGCGTGGCGGATCTGCCCCTTGCCAGCTGGCCGATGCTGGTCACCGAGTGGCTCAGGGCAAAAACCTGA
- the ppiC gene encoding peptidylprolyl isomerase PpiC — translation MAKTAAALHILVKEEALANELLAKLEKGASFQQLAKKHSTCPSGRNGGDLGEFRQGQMVPAFDKAVFTCPLIKPFGPVKTAFGYHIIKVLYRS, via the coding sequence ATGGCGAAAACCGCGGCGGCTTTACACATCCTGGTGAAAGAGGAAGCGCTGGCTAACGAACTGCTGGCGAAGCTGGAAAAGGGCGCCAGTTTTCAGCAGCTGGCGAAGAAACACTCCACCTGCCCATCCGGGCGCAACGGCGGCGATTTAGGGGAATTCCGACAGGGCCAGATGGTGCCGGCCTTTGATAAAGCGGTCTTCACCTGCCCGCTGATAAAACCTTTCGGGCCGGTGAAAACCGCGTTTGGCTATCACATCATTAAAGTGCTCTACCGCAGCTGA
- the gppA gene encoding guanosine-5'-triphosphate,3'-diphosphate diphosphatase, producing MLSASSLYAAIDLGSNSFHMLVVREVSGSIQTVARIKRKVRLAAGLDKNNHLSAEAMTRGWECLKLFSEQLQDIPSEQIRVVATATLRLAANASEFLFTAQQILGCAINVISGEEEARLIYQGVAHTTGGSDKRLVVDIGGGSTELATGDGSHASVLFSLSMGCVTWLERFFSDRHLAKENFDAAEQAAREMIRPIASPLRAHGWEACVGASGTVQALQEIMVAQGMDERITLSKLEQLKQRAIQCGKLEELEIEGLTLERALVFPSGLSILIAVFQELGIQSMTLAGGALREGLVYGMLHLPVDRDIRSRTLQNVQRRFSIDVEQAARVRQLADIFFRQVSAVWKLDQRCRELLLSASAIHEIGLSVDFRQAPQHAAYLVRHLDLPGFTPAQKKLLACLLQNQSGSIDLALLTQQNALPPRLAERLCRLLRLAILFSSRRRDDTLPAVRLQADDDTLHLTLPSGWLEAHPLRAELLEQESHYQSYVHWLLQLS from the coding sequence ATGCTAAGCGCATCGTCACTCTATGCTGCGATTGATCTGGGATCCAACAGCTTTCATATGCTGGTGGTGCGCGAAGTATCCGGAAGCATTCAGACCGTCGCGCGCATTAAGCGCAAGGTGCGTCTGGCGGCCGGCCTGGATAAAAATAACCACCTCTCCGCTGAGGCGATGACGCGCGGCTGGGAGTGTCTGAAGCTCTTCTCCGAACAGCTGCAGGATATTCCGTCCGAACAAATCCGCGTGGTCGCCACCGCCACGCTGCGCCTTGCGGCTAACGCAAGCGAATTCCTGTTTACCGCTCAGCAGATCCTTGGCTGCGCGATTAACGTTATTAGCGGCGAAGAGGAAGCGCGCCTGATCTATCAGGGCGTTGCGCACACCACCGGCGGCTCGGACAAGCGGCTGGTGGTCGATATCGGCGGCGGCAGTACCGAACTGGCCACCGGCGACGGCTCGCACGCCTCCGTTCTGTTTAGCCTCTCTATGGGCTGCGTCACCTGGCTGGAGCGCTTCTTCAGCGACCGTCACCTGGCGAAAGAGAATTTCGACGCTGCCGAGCAGGCCGCGCGCGAGATGATCCGCCCCATCGCCTCGCCGCTGCGCGCCCACGGGTGGGAAGCCTGCGTCGGCGCCTCCGGCACCGTACAGGCGCTGCAGGAGATTATGGTGGCGCAGGGCATGGATGAACGCATCACCCTCAGCAAGCTGGAGCAGCTCAAGCAGCGCGCCATTCAGTGCGGCAAGCTGGAAGAGCTGGAGATTGAGGGCTTAACGCTGGAGCGCGCGCTGGTGTTCCCCAGCGGCCTCTCGATTCTGATTGCGGTGTTTCAGGAGCTTGGCATCCAAAGCATGACGCTGGCCGGCGGCGCGCTGCGCGAAGGGCTGGTGTACGGCATGCTGCATCTGCCGGTCGATCGCGATATTCGCAGCCGCACGCTGCAAAACGTCCAGCGCCGTTTTTCTATCGATGTAGAACAGGCGGCGCGCGTGCGTCAGCTGGCCGACATCTTTTTCCGCCAGGTGAGCGCGGTATGGAAACTGGATCAGCGCTGCCGGGAGCTGCTGCTCAGCGCCAGTGCGATACATGAAATCGGCCTTAGCGTCGATTTTCGCCAGGCTCCGCAGCACGCCGCCTATCTGGTGCGCCATCTCGATCTGCCCGGCTTTACGCCCGCGCAGAAAAAACTGCTGGCCTGCCTGCTGCAGAACCAGAGCGGCAGCATCGATTTAGCGCTGCTGACCCAGCAAAACGCTCTTCCGCCCCGTCTTGCCGAGCGTCTGTGTCGCCTGCTGCGGCTGGCGATCCTTTTCTCCAGCCGTCGTCGCGACGATACCCTGCCCGCGGTGCGGTTACAGGCTGACGACGATACGCTGCATCTCACGCTGCCTTCGGGCTGGCTGGAAGCGCATCCGCTGCGCGCCGAGCTGCTGGAGCAAGAGAGCCATTACCAGTCCTATGTCCACTGGCTGCTGCAGCTGTCTTAA